The following are encoded together in the Luoshenia tenuis genome:
- a CDS encoding ACT domain-containing protein, with protein sequence MVKQLSVFLENKPGRLAKMTRVLGQECIDIITLSISDTTNFGIVRAIVNNTDKALDILKNSGFTINVAELLAVYVPDHPGGLAELLALLEDKHISVEYLYSFVRKPGDKAMIVFKVEDVAAAEQMIREAGKGIQLLDEKSVTQA encoded by the coding sequence ATGGTTAAACAGCTTTCTGTTTTCTTGGAGAATAAGCCGGGGCGCCTGGCGAAGATGACCCGCGTGCTGGGGCAGGAGTGTATCGATATCATCACGCTGTCCATTTCGGATACGACGAATTTTGGCATCGTGCGCGCCATCGTAAATAATACGGATAAGGCCTTGGACATCTTGAAAAACAGCGGGTTCACCATAAACGTGGCAGAGCTCCTGGCGGTTTATGTGCCGGATCATCCCGGTGGCCTGGCAGAGCTTTTGGCGCTGCTGGAGGATAAGCACATCAGCGTGGAATACCTCTATTCCTTTGTGCGCAAGCCGGGGGATAAGGCGATGATCGTCTTTAAGGTGGAGGACGTGGCCGCGGCGGAGCAAATGATTCGCGAGGCGGGAAAAGGCATCCAGCTGTTGGATGAAAAATCGGTCACCCAGGCCTAA
- a CDS encoding indolepyruvate oxidoreductase subunit beta: MKNLDILIVGVGGQGTLLASRILGQLALQMGLDAKVSEVHGMAQRGGSVVTYVRMGENIASPMIEEGGADYILAMEKLEAARWLNHLKKDGALVVNDQEIAPMPVIMGKMAYPEGLEEQFAAYGVKVTKVDAFKIAVELGNQRAFNCVLMGVLARSMPFAKEEWLKAVEVCVPPKTIALNQQAFLKGYELGE; this comes from the coding sequence ATGAAAAATCTCGATATATTGATCGTGGGCGTCGGCGGCCAGGGCACGCTTCTGGCCAGCCGGATCTTGGGGCAGCTGGCCCTGCAGATGGGGCTGGACGCCAAGGTGTCCGAAGTGCACGGCATGGCCCAGCGCGGCGGCAGCGTGGTCACCTATGTGCGGATGGGCGAGAATATCGCCTCCCCGATGATCGAAGAGGGCGGGGCGGATTACATCCTGGCCATGGAAAAGCTAGAGGCAGCCCGCTGGCTGAACCATCTGAAAAAAGACGGGGCGCTGGTGGTCAACGATCAGGAGATCGCGCCGATGCCGGTGATCATGGGCAAGATGGCCTACCCGGAGGGACTGGAGGAGCAATTTGCCGCCTATGGCGTTAAGGTGACGAAGGTTGACGCGTTTAAGATCGCGGTCGAGTTGGGGAACCAGCGGGCCTTTAACTGCGTGCTGATGGGCGTTTTGGCCCGCAGTATGCCCTTTGCCAAGGAAGAATGGCTCAAGGCGGTTGAGGTATGCGTGCCGCCCAAGACCATCGCGCTGAACCAGCAGGCCTTCTTGAAGGGATACGAGCTGGGAGAATAA